From one Deltaproteobacteria bacterium genomic stretch:
- the thiD gene encoding bifunctional hydroxymethylpyrimidine kinase/phosphomethylpyrimidine kinase, which produces MISLLSIAGSDPGGGAGIQQDLKVFTALGAYGCAVVTALTAQNTLGVHGILPIDPSFVSAQIVAVLDDITLGAVKVGMLANSEIVATVAKDLEAYSRHGIIVVDPVMISKNGRPLLDDAGVDEAVRSLFPLAHVLTPNIPEAEHLLGRKIRDTREMEAASLELLRFISRKRGPLKSRGVILKGGHLEGSVPVDVLACDEGVFQMAGERVETTHTHGTGCAFSSALAVFLAAGDPIPKAARKAKTFVAEAIRHACVVGRGIGSVNPAALITPWEAP; this is translated from the coding sequence ATGATTTCCCTTCTTAGTATCGCGGGATCGGATCCTGGCGGCGGGGCCGGGATCCAGCAGGACCTCAAGGTCTTCACCGCTCTCGGCGCGTACGGATGCGCCGTGGTCACGGCCCTTACGGCCCAAAATACGCTCGGGGTCCACGGCATCCTGCCGATCGATCCGTCCTTCGTGTCCGCACAGATTGTGGCGGTGCTGGATGATATCACCCTTGGGGCCGTCAAGGTAGGGATGCTGGCCAACTCGGAAATCGTGGCAACAGTGGCGAAAGACTTGGAGGCATATTCAAGACACGGGATCATCGTGGTCGATCCGGTCATGATCTCCAAAAACGGACGCCCACTCCTCGACGACGCAGGGGTGGATGAGGCCGTCCGCAGCCTCTTCCCCCTGGCCCATGTCCTCACCCCCAACATCCCTGAGGCCGAACACCTCCTTGGGAGAAAGATCAGGGACACGAGGGAAATGGAGGCCGCGTCCCTGGAGCTCCTACGTTTCATCTCCCGCAAAAGGGGCCCTTTGAAAAGCCGAGGGGTAATCCTCAAGGGAGGCCATCTCGAAGGAAGTGTCCCAGTGGATGTCCTCGCGTGCGACGAGGGGGTATTCCAAATGGCAGGTGAGCGCGTTGAAACCACCCACACCCACGGGACCGGCTGCGCCTTTTCCTCGGCCCTTGCCGTATTCCTCGCCGCCGGGGACCCGATTCCAAAGGCCGCCAGAAAGGCCAAGACGTTCGTTGCCGAGGCCATTAGACACGCCTGTGTCGTCGGCCGGGGAATCGGATCCGTAAATCCTGCGGCCCTCATCACCCCTTGGGAGGCACCATGA
- a CDS encoding fumarate hydratase — protein MKPISAQEIAEAVATLVRTANVYLPQDVEEALLKSRDLEEAGGNARTVLEILCENARIARKTGLPICQDTGIDVVFVQKGGSAVIDGDLRRAISDGIARGTREGLLRSSVCDPLTRKNTGDNTPAVIHIETEPGDGLQITVLPKGCGSENMSALFLLPPSAGVDGIVRSVVGQVKKAGPNPCPPGLIGVGIGGTMEMAALLAKKALLRPLGSRHKRPDVAELEERILAEINKLGIGPHGLGGKTTTLGVSAEVFPCHIASLPVAVNIQCHAARRASATWNRTVGSWDFTTPGPRTTDLGKGHVTFPHAKRMTLPFLPEDVRSLRAGDWVLLSGTLFTGRDQTHRRLIALLDAGKALPFDPSGQLIYYVGPTPAPAGMPIGSAGPTTSYRMDAYAPRLLEAGIRATMGKGKRSLEVKEAMRRTGAVYLAAIGGAGAYLAQCIESCELIAFPELGPEAMFRMEVKDFPAVVIVDTEGRDLYDLVLEGDRRERAA, from the coding sequence ATGAAGCCCATTTCTGCACAGGAAATAGCCGAGGCCGTTGCCACCCTCGTCCGGACGGCAAACGTCTATCTCCCACAGGACGTAGAGGAGGCCCTTCTGAAGTCCCGAGACCTGGAAGAGGCAGGGGGAAATGCACGGACCGTCCTTGAGATCCTGTGCGAAAACGCCCGCATCGCCCGTAAAACCGGGCTTCCCATCTGTCAGGACACGGGGATCGACGTCGTATTCGTACAAAAGGGAGGGTCCGCTGTCATCGATGGCGACCTCCGCCGGGCCATCAGTGACGGCATAGCCAGGGGGACTCGGGAGGGCCTTTTGCGCTCATCTGTCTGCGACCCCTTGACCCGGAAAAACACGGGCGACAACACACCTGCCGTCATCCACATCGAGACCGAACCCGGCGATGGACTCCAAATCACGGTCCTTCCAAAGGGCTGCGGGAGCGAGAACATGAGCGCCCTTTTCCTGCTGCCGCCCTCGGCGGGTGTGGACGGGATCGTCCGTTCTGTGGTGGGCCAGGTGAAAAAGGCCGGCCCCAATCCCTGCCCGCCCGGGCTGATCGGAGTCGGAATCGGCGGGACCATGGAGATGGCCGCCCTCCTCGCCAAAAAGGCCCTCCTCAGACCCTTAGGGTCACGCCACAAAAGGCCGGATGTGGCGGAACTGGAGGAGCGGATTCTTGCTGAAATCAACAAACTCGGCATCGGACCCCACGGATTGGGCGGAAAAACCACGACCCTCGGGGTCTCGGCAGAGGTCTTTCCCTGTCACATCGCAAGCCTTCCGGTTGCGGTCAACATCCAGTGTCACGCAGCCCGAAGGGCATCTGCCACCTGGAACAGGACGGTCGGGAGCTGGGACTTCACCACGCCAGGACCTCGAACAACCGACCTGGGCAAGGGCCATGTCACCTTTCCCCACGCCAAAAGGATGACCCTGCCCTTCCTCCCCGAGGACGTACGCTCCCTGCGTGCAGGCGACTGGGTGCTCCTCTCCGGTACACTCTTCACCGGCAGGGACCAGACACACAGGAGGCTCATCGCCCTGCTCGACGCAGGAAAGGCCTTACCTTTCGATCCCTCGGGCCAGCTCATCTATTATGTCGGCCCCACTCCAGCCCCTGCGGGCATGCCCATCGGATCCGCCGGACCCACGACGAGCTACCGGATGGATGCCTATGCCCCACGCCTCCTCGAAGCGGGCATTCGAGCCACCATGGGCAAAGGGAAGAGGTCCCTGGAGGTCAAGGAGGCGATGCGAAGGACCGGGGCGGTCTATCTTGCGGCAATCGGCGGGGCCGGGGCGTATCTCGCCCAGTGCATCGAGTCATGCGAACTCATCGCCTTTCCGGAACTGGGTCCTGAGGCCATGTTCCGCATGGAGGTGAAGGACTTCCCGGCCGTAGTCATAGTGGATACGGAAGGGAGGGACCTCTACGATCTCGTCCTGGAAGGGGATAGACGTGAGAGAGCAGCCTGA